Part of the Funiculus sociatus GB2-C1 genome is shown below.
TTGTATAAAAATTTACAGATAAAATCAAAACTGGATCGTGCCTTTAGGCAGACGAATAGATAAAACAGCAGGGTTAATTTGTAGTAGATTGGCTAATTGGCTTCCAATGGCGATTGAGCAGCGTTAAGGGGGCAATAAGAATACTTAATAGAAAAACTACTAATACTGCAAGTTTTCCAAAAGCTGTGGAGCCGGAACTGTAGTGATATTGTGGATTGTTTTGGCTGGATACAAAAAGTCGATTATCTTATCTACACAGGTTGGTTCTGACTCATTCACCTAATCTTTAAATCTACGGCTTTCTGTCACCGTTACTGAAGAAAACAGCTGATGGATAGCAACCAGTTAGTATGTGTTTTTTAGAAAAATCCGCAGATAAACATAGATAAAGACGTTCATAAAGAAAGTGGAGCCAGAAATGATATGAATTTAAATCGATTTTCTCAAGAGATAAAGGTTGCACACTGGCGTGCAGCTACTTTGAACGAGTGCGCTCGTAAATCGCTTTTACAGCAACAAAACCTAGTATCAGAATCTTTTGAGGAACTGTATGCTGCTTTGGAAAAACTTCAAGTAGCTCAGGAGCAGTTAAGCTTATTAAATCAGAAGCTTGCTGCGGCTCACCAGGTAGCCCAAGGGGAACGCCAGCGCTACCAAGACTTATTGGAATTTATCCCAGATCCCTGTCTGGTGACTGATATGGCAGGGGTCATTCAAGAGGCAAACGGCGCTGCGGCGACGATGCTCAACGTCCCGCAGCGGTTCTTGGTTGGTAAGCCCCTGGTTCTGTTTGTAGTCGAACAAGAGCGTCGAGCGTTTCGTTGGGAACTAAATCGGCTCTGCCAAGTGGATCGGCTTGAGGAGTGGAAAGTGCATTTGCGATCGCGCGATAGGGAGCAGTCTATGGATGTGTCCCTGACGGTGGCTACTATCCGCAACTGGGGAGGCAAAGCGATCGCTCTACGCTGGCTTCTACGCGACATTACTCTGGTTGAGCGAGCAGGAGAAGAACTGCGGTTACTCAAAGAAGCTGTGCAACAGATTGAAGAGTGCATCATTATCACATCAGCCGAACTTGAAGAACCGGGGCCGAGAATTCTCTTTGTTAACCCAACTTTTACTAAAATTACGGGCTATACTCCCGAAGAGATTATTGGCAAAACACCACGTATTCTGCAAGGCGCTAAAACAGATCGCTCAGTCTTAGAGAAATTGCGTCGGAACTTGTCACAGGGACAACCATTTCAGGGTGAGACAATAAACTACAGCAAGGATGGTAAGGAATATAAGGTGCAGTTGAATTGCGCCCCGATCCACAACGAACGAGGAGAAATTAAGCATTTTCTCTCCCGCCAACGCTACATTCCTCTAGAGCATTCCAATGATGCAAATTGTTTGGAAACCCCACCCTCACCGTAAACGGTGAGGGTGGGGTTTCCAAACAAAAGTGATTTTTTTCTAAGTATGCCGATAACGCGATCGCGCTCGAAATTCCTTTGTGAACATTAACTTGTGGATAAATGGAAATTGCTGACATAATTCTGCACTGATTGCCAGCCATGTAGAAAGTGGGTTGAGTAGAGGAATCTCACCCAAGACGCATAAGTATTTGTTGGCTTTCTCAACCCAAGTAAAACTTTTCTATAATTAAGTATTAAATTGATAATTATTATTAATTAAAATTGCGATAACAAAATAAATTTTAATGTTATTCATTTTAACAATTCCTTGCTGTTGCACATCTGAAAGTTTAGAAGCACAGCCAATCTCTTGCACACGAAGAAGTTATAAATTTTAAACCTAAAACTATTTTTAAATAGACTGTATTAGTTACAGAGGAGCGGGTTTTCAAGGCGCATCTCTCATCACTGATAATCTGCACTATCGATTCTTCGGTCTTTGGGATGAGTACAACGCCGTTACCAATGCGTTACGCTGTCTGATTGCTGGGCATACTTTTGTGACTGTTGAGGATGTAGTAAGACTACCTACACCCCCGATTTTGTCGATATTAGCCTGGTGTTAATTAACTAATAAATATGGAAACTAAACAAAACCAACACAGACTACTAATTATTGCTGGTATCCTTCTTGGGATGGGCTTCGCAGGATTTTTTGATGGCATCATGCTGCATCAAATCCTTCAATGGCACCATATGCTAACAAGCGTTCAGCCTACTACGAACATCGGCAGTTTTGAAGTAAATACCTTCTGGGATGGTCTTTTCAATGCCAGCACATACGCCATGACTATAGCTGGACTCGTGTTGGTCTGGCGTGCGGGTTTGCGGGGCGATTTTGTGGGGAAGTCAAAGACTTTTGGGGGAGCTTTGCTTGTTGGTGCAGGTGCTTTCAACGTAATTGAAGGAATAATTAACCACCACATTCTCGGCATTCATCATGTAAAATCTGGGCCTAATGAACTTGCCTGGGATATCGGATTTCTCATTCTAGGTGCGCTTCTTGCTGTGGTCGGTGGGATTCTATGGCGAGATGGAGGACGGGAAATCGCACCTACTGAAATCAAAAGCTAAAATTGTAAATTTTGTGTTTTGAATTTTGGATTCAAATGGTTTTGAATTTTGGCAACAATTGGAGCCAATTTACAACTTAAAAAAATAACCATAGGCTCTCAAATTAAAATTTGAAGACAGCGAACAAATAAAAGGTAATATAACGTGTCTTAAGATAGATATTATAGATAAGTGGTAGTGCTGGATATATTGGCTTTCATGCTTTCCTAGCAATAGAATAAGCAGGGTAGGAAGCGATCGCACCCACTTGTCGGATGTATCCCAATGCTAGCAAATATATCCCTACGCTACTCAGGTACATTGCTTGTGGTTTCCCATCTTCCTTGAGGAGGAGCAACTATTGCTACTTCAGAAATGTTTTTGTATTGTATTTAACAGACTAAATTAACAGTAAGCTGTATCTCCGGTGGGAAGATAGAACAACCCCGGTAAAGGTAAGTTTAAGGTACGGCTGTGGAGTCAACGTTTCTGTGGAAAAAAGCGTGACTAGAACCACAAAAATATCAAAGTAATTCTGCATTTATAGGTGGAGGGAGATATGGAAGTAAGCGATCGCATACATGGTATTGGAGTATTTTCTAACCGTGAAGAAGCCCAACAGGGAATCAATGAATTAAAAGCTTCAGACTTCCCAATGGACAAAGTTTCTGTCATTGCTAGAGATGCAGACCACAACGATCAGCTTAGCGGTGCGGAGATGAGCGATCGCGTTGGTAGTCAAGATGTAGGATCTGCAACAGGAGTGGTGGCTGATGCTGTCACAGGCGCTACCTGGGGTACTGTATTAGTTGGGTTGACCAGTCTAGCTATTCCCGGTGTAGGCCCAGTCTTAGCCGCGGGTTCCCTTGGCGTGGCGCTACTTACTGGCGTGGCGGGTACTGGATTGGGAGCATTAGCTAGTAATAATTTGGTTAAGGCGATGACCGATTTAGGCATTCCCGAAGAACAAGCTAGAGCTTATAGCGATCGCCTCCATCTAGGCAAGTATTTGCTTATAGTAGATGGCTCAGATGAGGACATTCATCGCGCTGAAGCAATCTTAAGCAATAAGGGTATTAAAGATTGGGGCATTTTTAATCCCGCACAGGTTTAATACTCAGGACAGCACAAACAAAGGATGATTCTTGTAGGGCGGGCCGGAAGGTTCGCCCTCTTTATTAGGGGAAGCTGGGATTTTTCTCTTCACTAATTCCCAATTCCCGCCTAATACAAGTGATGTTTAGCCTACCTTTTCTATCTTAATACATATTGACTTTACCCGCCTTCCTTATTTTGGTAGAAAGTCAGCCTTAACCTGGGATAGAGGCTGTTAAAAAATATTACGTGTTACTTTATATGTAGGCACAAATATGCTCTTAGAAGGAATACCTTTCCAAAATATCTGCGATAAAACAGCGATCGCTCTTATCAAGATGTTTTATCGGGGTTTAAATTTCACCATTAAATATCCAAAGCGAGCCTACTAATACCAATTGGCTTGATTAACGCTACACTTGCGATTCTTTAAAGTCTCTTTTTTCAAGGAGAGTAGGAAAAATATAGTGTATAGCATCACACAGAAAAATTGGTAAAAGTCTAAGTAACGCTTACGCATCTATCCGGTCTACCCTTTCGGGGATAGTTTGTGCTGAGAAGCTTTAAAAATATTTTTTTTGAATTGCTATGACTAACGGTATTTTGCCCACCAAAAGTTCTCAAACCATACAGAACATTCAATCTTTAGAACTTTCTCTTTTGATGACCAAGCTCAAAAATAATATTTGGGCATTTGGAATTCCATCTTGGCTTTTTGGAATCACAGATAGAAGCTTTGCTTCATTGGCTGATGGATATATCTCTCCAATAGAAATTTTCCAATTATTGACCGCCTTTTTCTTCTTTGGAAGTTGGCTGTGTTTGAAGCCAGAGCAAAGCTTTAATAGCGGTGGTGTTGACACGATACAAAGATACCGGAAAGATTCACATCCGTATCTAGATGAAGTATATATATCTACAGTTCAATCCAGAATGGTTGAATTGCAAGATCAACATATGATCAGCCAGGAATATATTTTGCCTGTTCCCTATCTCTGTCAAATCTATCATTTGTTGAATTTAAAACATCTGGAGACGATTCACAATTTCAGCCTGAATAACTTAAAAGTCATTAATGTTAGCCAGATTCAGCCAACAGAAATGGGTGGGATGGTTAAGTTTCAGACAATTTTAGATTCTCCAGCCAATGCTCTGAGAATTTGGAGACAGCCGATAGTTGAAGCGGGATTAATATTGCATACTCCCTATACTGTAGAGCTGATAATTCCGGTCTACAACAACAAACATATAACTGTAATGTTTAATGCTATTCCTCTGAATGAGAACGAGCATAAGTTGTTTATAGACATCTACAGTAATCTGGAATGGCCCAAACCGTTGTTGCAAACCATCTTGCATTTTGCCGCTTGTTTGACACTGTTTGAAGATTTACCCTACTTGCGTAAACTAGCAGAAAGAAATATATACCGTTTAGTCAACTTAAGTGGGCTTTCAGATCGAGAAACAATGTGGCTTATGAGAAGATTCGTTGAGCTATATGGTGCGAGAAACCTAGAACCTCAAACACTTAGAGCAATTGAAGCAGTAGGAGAGTAGGTGGCTGGAAGGGAGATTTGTCAATTTCCAATCTAAAATCATCCAAAATCGATATACCTTCAGCAGGAACAGGTAGAAGCGATCGCGCAAAAATTTCATCTAACACTACAACCAGAGTATCTGGTGGTGCTGCAACCCTCGTTAACACTCCGCCCAAAACAGGGAATGAAGATGTTGGTGACTCAGCGCTAAGCGGCCTATTTCAATTTCAAAACCTCACCCAACAGCAAGGTTCCTTTGTAGGGAAGATAAACGTTCCAGACGCGATATATCGCGTCTCTACAGGGGAGGGGTTAAACCGTAGTGCATTTAAACGAGAATTGCAATAAATCAGCGCTAAACGCTGACACTTCCTTAAAAAAATGCCAGCGTTTAGAACTTCTATTGAGTAGAACTAGAGACCAGCAACTCCGCGATAAGCACTTATAACCACAGTGAGAATGGTGATCAGTCCTATTGAAGTGCTGAGGATAAATAGAACAGAGGGTTTCTTAGGAAGAGGTGTTTCGCTATCGTGCTGCACAGCGTCAGTCTGGTTGGTATTTTTTGGTTGTTCAGTTGTCATAATGCTCCGAATTTAGATTTCAATGATTTTGATTGATTAGAACAATTACCAAAGATTGCTGATTAGATTGCCCCAAGGATGAACGATGCCTTGTCCACTTAATGCCTCTATAATGAAATCTGCATAAGCTCGTTCCCAACTATTGTCCTTTAACTAGACTATTGGAAATAAATCTTATAATCTTCTTTCTAAGGCGGTACAAATTATCCCATTTCACTAATTTGTTCGTAATAAATAATCCCCCCTAACTCCCGACTCCTTTGTCTACCGCGCATCATCCTGTTAAGAGTAAAAGGGGGTGGGGGGATAACGTATTTAGCCTTAAAATGGTGAATTAGTATTGACTAAATATCTGAAGCATTTTTTCACTAAGTGTCCGCCAAAAAACCAATCCCCCCGAATTTTAATTTTTAAGACTACAGCACATCATATTGTTAAAGACAGGAGGGGGTAGGGGGGATAAACTATTTAGCCTTAAAATAGTGAATGAATATTGCCTAAACATCAGAGAAATTTTTTGGTATCAATTTCTCTGTATAAAGAATGATGTATTTTGGGAAACGCTTGGTAAGGTTTCAGTAGACAAAAGCTCTTGGCTCAACTTGAACTGGAATAGACCCAGACGCGATCGCACTGATGAATTACTACCGTGCCTTAGCAAAGCATACTGTCAGGCTTATCGCATTTCTACAGAGTATCGGGGTCAACTCCCATCTGGCGCAGTCGCTCCGCCAAACGCTCTGCCCGTTGACGCTCCTGCTGCGCTATTTGACGCTCCTGCCTAATTATTTCCTCTGGTGGAATAAGTCGATTGCCATTCTGGTCGTACCAATAGAGCCATTCCCTCATGTATCCTTCATGAGTACCCACCTCGCACCCTATTCCCAACCCAATTTCTGGCATCCACACTAGGGAACTCATCTGACGCACGTAGACACCATTCTCTAGACGATACACTTCAAACGAGTCGTGCTTGTCGCGCCTGTAATAGTCGGGGTTGTAGATGACGTAGTACAGCACACCGAGTTGAGCATACTTGGTCATCTTTTCGTCGTACTCGCCGCCTGGAGTTTTAGAGACAACTTCTAATACCCACTGCGGGACAATATTGTTTTCTTGCCAAAGTACGTAGCTTAGTCGGAGTTTACCACTAGGCTTAAATCGCTCTACTCCTAAACTCAGAAAGCTATCCGGTACAATTGCCGCTAATTGGGGTTGATAGTAAACTCCCATATTCACCCCGAAAAACCAGTCCCTGCGGTCTGCCCACAGTAGAGCTAAGATTGCTCGTAGCAGAGTGGGGATGAGAATTTGCAGTTCGTTATCCACAGGGGTATCGTCAGAGTCAGGCAGTTCTTCAGCTGTTGGAAGATATTGCAACGGGTTGTACTGTACCATGACAACTTTCTAGGAGTGGCTTACTGCTTGTATCTTAACTAGGCGGGGCAGTCGAATCCAGATTTTTGATAGACATCGTGAGTTGAAAAGTCTTTTTTGTTACTTCTAGCGACCAGCACTGAGAGATCAAACGATCAAACAGGGTTCTCACTCCTGGTAATAAATTCTTTAATTCGTTCTTCCCGTAGTTCTTCCAGTACCGTCTCTAAATTACCTATTGGCTCTGA
Proteins encoded:
- a CDS encoding DUF2243 domain-containing protein, translated to METKQNQHRLLIIAGILLGMGFAGFFDGIMLHQILQWHHMLTSVQPTTNIGSFEVNTFWDGLFNASTYAMTIAGLVLVWRAGLRGDFVGKSKTFGGALLVGAGAFNVIEGIINHHILGIHHVKSGPNELAWDIGFLILGALLAVVGGILWRDGGREIAPTEIKS
- a CDS encoding Uma2 family endonuclease, which encodes MVQYNPLQYLPTAEELPDSDDTPVDNELQILIPTLLRAILALLWADRRDWFFGVNMGVYYQPQLAAIVPDSFLSLGVERFKPSGKLRLSYVLWQENNIVPQWVLEVVSKTPGGEYDEKMTKYAQLGVLYYVIYNPDYYRRDKHDSFEVYRLENGVYVRQMSSLVWMPEIGLGIGCEVGTHEGYMREWLYWYDQNGNRLIPPEEIIRQERQIAQQERQRAERLAERLRQMGVDPDTL
- a CDS encoding general stress protein, yielding MEVSDRIHGIGVFSNREEAQQGINELKASDFPMDKVSVIARDADHNDQLSGAEMSDRVGSQDVGSATGVVADAVTGATWGTVLVGLTSLAIPGVGPVLAAGSLGVALLTGVAGTGLGALASNNLVKAMTDLGIPEEQARAYSDRLHLGKYLLIVDGSDEDIHRAEAILSNKGIKDWGIFNPAQV
- a CDS encoding PAS domain-containing protein, with the protein product MNLNRFSQEIKVAHWRAATLNECARKSLLQQQNLVSESFEELYAALEKLQVAQEQLSLLNQKLAAAHQVAQGERQRYQDLLEFIPDPCLVTDMAGVIQEANGAAATMLNVPQRFLVGKPLVLFVVEQERRAFRWELNRLCQVDRLEEWKVHLRSRDREQSMDVSLTVATIRNWGGKAIALRWLLRDITLVERAGEELRLLKEAVQQIEECIIITSAELEEPGPRILFVNPTFTKITGYTPEEIIGKTPRILQGAKTDRSVLEKLRRNLSQGQPFQGETINYSKDGKEYKVQLNCAPIHNERGEIKHFLSRQRYIPLEHSNDANCLETPPSP